Proteins encoded by one window of Antechinus flavipes isolate AdamAnt ecotype Samford, QLD, Australia chromosome 4, AdamAnt_v2, whole genome shotgun sequence:
- the TPBG gene encoding trophoblast glycoprotein, which yields MPGGCARGPAAAASAGDRRLRLARLLLVLLGWVSSSTGTSSSSPSSSSTSSSSPSSSVSAQPPPPPPPPPPGHCPAPCECSEAARTVKCVNKNLTEVPGDLPRYVRTLFFTGNQLAILPAGAFASRPPLAELATLNLSGSCLQEVSAGAFEHLPSLRQLDLSHNPLADLSPVAFSGGGGGSNASGLGRSPLSELFLNDILPPRDSQLRNRSFVGMVATALQSGGALGNLLRLELSGNNFIYLPRDMFSGLPKLKHLDLHNNSLVGLGNLALGNLTQLETLRLGNNAFKALYNASLVQLQSLPNLRVNLDSNPWLCDCNLADMVAWLKETNIVEGKGSLSCFFPEKMRNRPLVKLNSSDLDCDPLPLDPLQTSYVFLGIVLALIGAIFLLVLYLNRKGIKKWLYNIRDACRDHMEGYHYRYEINADPRLTNLSSNSDV from the coding sequence ATGCCTGGGGGGTGCGCCCGGGGCCCCGCTGCCGCCGCCTCTGCCGGGGACAGGAGACTGCGGCTGGCCCGACTGTTGTTAGTTCTCCTGGGCTGGGTCTCCTCGTCCACCGGCACTTCCTCATCCTCTCCGTcgtcctcctccacctcctcatCTTCTCCATCCTCTTCGGTGTCAGCTCAGCCACCGCCACCGCCACCTCCGCCGCCCCCTGGCCATTGCCCCGCGCCCTGTGAGTGCTCTGAGGCGGCCCGGACCGTCAAGTGTGTCAACAAGAACCTGACCGAGGTGCCGGGGGACCTGCCCCGCTACGTTCGCACCCTCTTCTTCACAGGCAACCAGCTAGCAATATTGCCCGCCGGTGCCTTCGCCTCGCGGCCGCCCCTGGCCGAACTAGCTACCCTCAACCTCAGTGGTAGCTGCCTGCAAGAAGTGAGCGCTGGAGCCTTCGAACACCTGCCCAGCCTGCGCCAGCTGGACCTCAGCCACAATCCCCTGGCAGATCTCAGCCCGGTTGCTTTTTCTGGCGGTGGCGGCGGCAGCAATGCCAGCGGCTTGGGTCGGAGTCCCCTCTCGGAGCTGTTCCTGAATGACATCCTCCCACCCAGGGACTCGCAGCTCCGCAACCGAAGCTTCGTGGGCATGGTAGCGACTGCGTTGCAAAGTGGAGGTGCTCTGGGCAACCTACTCCGCCTGGAGCTGTCCGGCAACAACTTCATTTACCTGCCTCGGGACATGTTCTCGGGCCTGCCTAAACTCAAGCACCTGGATCTCCACAACAATTCGCTGGTGGGTTTGGGCAACTTGGCCTTAGGTAACCTAACGCAACTGGAGACCCTCCGTCTTGGGAATAACGCCTTTAAAGCTTTGTATAATGCATCCTTGGTCCAGCTGCAGTCTCTGCCCAACCTGCGGGTCAACCTAGACAGCAACCCCTGGCTTTGTGATTGTAACCTGGCTGATATGGTAGCTTGGCTGAAGGAAACTAACATAGTGGAGGGCAAAGGCTCCCTCTCCTGCTTCTTCCCAGAGAAAATGAGGAACCGTCCCTTGGTGAAACTCAACAGCTCTGACCTGGACTGTGACCCACTCCCTCTAGACCCTTTGCAGACTTCTTATGTTTTTCTAGGGATAGTTTTAGCCCTCATTGGAGCAATTTTCTTACTGGTTTTGTATTTGAACCGCAAAGGGATAAAAAAGTGGCTATATAACATCAGAGATGCCTGCCGGGATCACATGGAAGGTTATCACTACAGATACGAAATCAATGCAGACCCCAGGTTAACAAACCTCAGCTCAAATTCAGATGTctaa